The Haloterrigena turkmenica DSM 5511 genome includes the window TTTACTCCCGGAACGTGGAGGGCTACACAGATCTCACCGTGGGTAAATTCGACGAGAGCGATCCCACCGAGTTCGAGACGTTTCCCGAACCCGATCTGCCGGGCGGGATCTCCGGCGGCGTGAGCTTCGATCCCGACGCCGAGCGCTTCGCGCTGTCGACGACCGGCGACACGGTCAACACGAACGTTTTCGTGGTCGACGTCGAGAGCGGCGAGACCGAGCAGTGGACGCACGCACCGACGGCGGGCATCCCCTCTGAATCGTTCGACGAGTCCGACCTCGTCCACGTCGAAAGCTTCGACGGGCTGGAAGTGCCGGGCTTTCTCACGCTCCCTGACGACTACGAGGAAGGGGATGCAAACGACGGCGACGGCGTCCCCGTCATCGTCGACATCCACGGCGGCCCCGAGAGCCAGCGCCGCCCCTCCTTTTCCTCCGTCAAGCAATATTTCCTCGACCGAGGGTACGCCTACTTCGAGCCGAACGTCCGCGGCTCCGCGGGCTACGGCGCCAACTACGCCGCGCTGGACGACGTCGAGAAGCGGATGGATTCGGTCGCCGACATCGCGACCTGCGTCGAGTGGCTGCAGGACCACCCCGCCGTCGACCCCGATCGGATCGCCGCCAAGGGCGGCTCCTACGGCGGCTTCATGGTGCTGGCCGCGCTGACCGAGTACCCCGACCTCTGGGCGGCCGGCGTCGACGTCGTCGGTATCGCCAACTTCGTCACCTTCCTCGAAAATACGGGCGACTGGCGCCGCGAACTCCGCGAGGCCGAGTACGGCTCGCTGGCGGAGGACCGCGAGTTCTTAGAGGAGATCTCGCCGACGAACAACATCGAGAACATCGAGGCGCCGCTGTTCGTCCTCCACGGCGCGAACGACCCGCGCGTCCCCGTCGGCGAGGCCGAACAGATCGCCGAGAAGGCCGAGCAACAGGGCGTCCCCGTCCGAAAGCTGATCTTCGAGGACGAAGGCCACGGCTTCTCGAAACTCGAGAACCGCATCGAGGCCTACTCTGCGATCGCAGACTTCCTCGACGAGCACGTCTGATCGACTCGAGACGGATTCGGGCCGCCGGTTTTGTTAGTCCGTGTCGGACGTTAATCGTTCCCCATTACCTTAGCAAGACTTACAGTTCAGTGGTCTGGAGATACATGTATGCCCGCTATCAAAACGACCGCCCTGACCAAACGGTACGGCGGGGACGTCCTCGCGGTCGACGGCCTCGACCTGACCGTCGAAGAAGGCGAAGTCTTCGGCTTTCTCGGACCCAACGGCGCCGGGAAGTCGACGACGATCAACATGCTGCTCGACTTCGTGCGCCCCTCCGAGGGGACCGCGACGGTGCTCGGCCTCGACGCGCAGGCCGACACCGACGAGATCCGCCACCGGATCGGCGTCCTCCCCGAGGGTGCGAGCGTCTACGACCGACTCACCGCGCGCGAACACCTCCAGTGGGTCATCGACACTAAGGGAACCGACGACGACCCGGACGCCCTCCTCGAACGGGTCGGACTCACCAGCGAGGACGGCGATCGAGCCGCCGGCGGCTATTCGAAGGGGATGACCCAGCGACTGGGCTTCGGCATGGCGCTGGTCGGCGACCCCGACCTCCTCATCCTCGACGAACCCTCTTCGGGACTCGACCCCACGGGAATGCAGGAGATGCGCGAGATCATCCAGCAGGAGGCCGAACGGGGGACTACGGTCTTCTTCTCGAGTCACATCCTCGGCGAGGTCGAGGCCGTCTGTGATCGAATCGGGATCATGAACGAGGGGAACCTCGTCGCGACCGGCACGCTCGACGACCTGCAGGGCGACCTCGACCTCGGCGCGCCGATCTCGCTCGAGGTCGCCGCCGTTCCCGATTCGCTCGCCCTCGACTCGCTCGAGGGCGTCCGCTCGGTCAGCGTCGAGGGGACGACGATCACGGCGACCTGCGCCGACCCCTCGGCCAAGGTCGACGTCGTCGAGCGCGTCGCGCAGGCGACGACCGTCGAGGACATCATCTCCGAGGACACCTCCCTCGAGCAGCTTTTCAACAGCTACACGAACGGCGAACGCGCGACCGAAGACGAAGCGGTTCCCGCGCCGGAGGTGTCGGCATGAGCACGTTAGCCGTCGCGAAGAAGGACTTCCTCGACGTTCGGCGAGCCAAGATCGTCTGGTTCGTCTCGAGCCTCTACGTGCTCATCGCGGTGTTGATGTTCTACTTCGGTCAGAACAACGCCGACGATCCCGAGTTCTACTACGCGTTGACCGGACTGACCGGCAACGGAGCGATGATCCTCACCCTCGTCGCGCTCGTGACCGCCTACCTGGCCATCGCCGGCGAACGCGAGTCCGGGAGCATCAAGTACATGCTCTCGATCCCGAACAGTCGCCGCGACGTCGTCCTCGGGAAGTTTCTCACCCGCTCGGCCGTCGTCGTGGGATCGATCCTCGTCGGATTCGGGATCGGCGCCGTTCTCGGGGTCCTCTGGTATCCGTCGATCGACGTCGAAATGTTCCTCGGAGCGCTCGCGTTGACGATCCTGTTCACCCTGACGTACGTCTCGGTCGCGGTCGGTATCTCCGCCGCGACGGCCTCGCGATCGCGGGCGATGGGCGGGACGATCGGCTTTTTCTTCGTGACGACCGTCCTCGCCCTGTTCAGAATGGTGAGCTTCGCGCTCGACTGGATCCTCAACGATATCTTCAGCCTCGAGCTCTCCCGGAACGCCCTCACCTTCATCGAAGCGGTCATGAGTCCGCTGATGGCGTTTTTCGGCGCGATGGATCTCGTCTTTCCGTCCCAAGCCAGCCGAACGGCGCCGGACAGTCCGTGGTACCTCGAGGGCGAAGTGATGATCGTCATCCTGCTCGCCTGGCTGGTCGTCCCGCTCGTGCTCGGCATCTGGCGGTTCGAGCGCGCCGATCTGGGCTGATCGCCGAATCCAACGTCCGACTGTCGCCCCTCGAGTGCCGCCCGTCGGCAGTTGAACTATCGCGTCAGTCGATGACGCCCGTTTTCGTCGCGACCTCGATCGCGGCCCGCTCGTTCATCCCGTCGCCTAAGATCGTGTAGCGGTCGCGGATCTCGTGGCAGGTCGTCAGGGCCTCGAGAACCGTCTCGTCGTTGATTCCGAGTTCGGCGGCGGTCGTCGGCGCGTCGATGCTCGAGAGGGCGTCCCGAATGTCCCGCCAGATGCCGTCCTCGCCGCCGTGTAAGTAGGCGGTCATGATCGAGCCGACACCGACCTGATGGCCGTGCAGCGCCGCATCGGGCGCTAGCCGATCCAACTGGTGCGAGAAGAGGTGTTCGGCGCCGCTGGCGGGCCGCGAGGAGTCGGCGATGCTCATCGCCACGCCCGAGGACATCAGCGCCTTGCTGACGACCCAGGCCGACTCCTCGAGTCCCGGGCGGATGAGGTCGGCGTTGTCGACTAAGATCTCGGCAGTCATCTCCGAGAGCGCGGCGGCGTACTCGGAGTATTCGACGTCCTTGAGCCGTTTGGCGAGTCGCCAGTCCATCACCGCGGTGTAGTTGGAGATGATGTCGGCACAGCCCGCGGTCGTCAGTTCCCACGGGGCCTGCGAGAGCACTTCGGTGTCGGCGACGACCGCCAGCGGCGGCTTGGCCGCGACGCTGTGGCGGGTGTTGCCGTCCGGGACGGAGCCTCGATTACTGATGACGCCGTCGTGACTGGCCGCCGTCGGCACCGACAGAAAGCCCATCTCGAGGTGGTGGCTGGCCATCTTGGCGATGTCGATGGCCTTGCCGCCGCCGATGCCGATCAGGTAGGAGGCCTCGGCGGCTTCGGCGGTCTCGATCACGTTCTCGACGGCCTCGAAGGACGCCGTCTCGACGGTGACGACGGCGGGATCGATCCCGGCCGCCTCGAAATCGGCGGCGATCGGGTCCGCGGCGACGTCCTTCGGCGTCGGACTGGTCACGAACAGCGGCCGCCCCTGCAGGTGCAGATCGTCGACGACATCGACGACTCGGTCGATGACGCCGTGCCCGACCACGACGTTGCGCGGCAGGCGAATCCACGTCGACTTCTCGAACATACTCACCCAGACTCACCCGTGGGCCATGTGTTTTTCCTGTCGTATCCGTCGGGGCCCGACCCCGATCCACGCCGTCCGTTGGCCGTCAGACGGTGTCCAGAATCCCCAGCACGCGTTCCTCGGCGTCCCGATCGGGGCCGTGCTCGCTCCCGTCGCGGTCGCTCTCGAGGTGGGCGTCGACCGCCCGTTCCATCGCCTCGGCGGGCGGCGTCGCCTCCCAGCCCAGATCGGCGAGTTTCGCCGTCGAGAGGACGTGTGGGTAGTCCCGATAGAGCACGTAGTCGTCGAGTTCGATGTCGCCGGCGGCGAGTTCGCGCGGGCCGGCGGTGACGATTTCGATGTCGGTCGCGAGCCGGTCGGCGATCAGTTCGACCATCTCCGCGAGCGTCACGAGCCGTCGATCGCCGACGTTGTAGGCCTCGCCGGGCTCGCCGCGCTCGGCGACGATCCGGAGCGCGCTGGCGACGTCCTCGACGTACGCGCGGTGCCAGACGTTGGTGCCGTCGCCGGGGACGACGACGCGGTCGAAGCGGTTCACGCGGTCGATCCACCAGTCGAGGCGCTCCGTGTAGTCGTGGGGACCGTAGACGACCGGCGGACGGACGCTCATCGCGTTCACCCCCTGCTCGGCGGCCGCGAAGACGGCCCGGTCGCCCTCGGCCTTCCGATTGCCGTAGCTCTCGCTCGAGTCGTCGGTCGCCTGATCGGGCGTACAGGGCTCGAGGGGCGTCTCGTCCTCTCGCTTGGGAATGTCCTCGCGGCCGTAGGCCGAGCCGCTGGAGACGTAGACGTAGGCCTCGCAGTCCTCGAAGATCCGCGTCGCCTCGCGGACGTCCCGGGGCTGGTAGGCCACGCAGTCGAAAACCGCGTCGGGGTCGATGGTCGTCGCGGCCGCCTCGAGGGCCGCTTCGTTCGCCCGGTCGCCCTCGACGCGGTCGACCCGGTCGTCGTCCACGAAGGGGTTCTCGTGGCTCCCTCGATTGAGGATCGTCACGTCGTAGTCGTGCTCGAGTAGCTCTTCGACGAGGTGGCGGCCGATAAAGCGCGTGCCGCCGATAACGAGTGCGTCGTCCATATCCGATCCTCGACGGTCGCGTGGAAAACGGTGGCGAACCGGACGGCGATCCGACCCGCCCGACGTCGGCGAGTCCGGCCGACCGCCGCGTCGGAAGTAACTATTCGACGCAGCCGAAAGTCACTCTCGGCACGAACTGGTTCTTTTTCCCCGTTCGTCGTAGCCGACGTTACCCATGACATCACAACAGCGGCCGGAGCGCTCTCCCGAGTATCCCCTCGAGTGCGATCACTGCCACTATCCGATCCCCAGCGAACCCGAGGAAACCGACGACGGGCAGTTCTGTTCGACGGCCTGTCTCGAGGCCAGCGAGGACGACGAGGACGAGATGCCCGATCCGAGCGCGTACAAGCGCATCGTCACGGGCGTCGAACCCCTCGATTCGCTGATTCCCAACGGCGTCCCCGCCGACTCGTTCGTCTGTCTCTCTGGCACGGCGGGGACCCGTCGGAGCGAACTGCTGACCGAACTCGTCTGGCGCGCCATCGAGCGCGGCGAGCCGGCCGTTCTCGTGACCGCGACCACGCCGCCGGCGGCGGTCCTCGAGCGCTTCTTCGAGAACGGCTGGAACGTCCTGCCGGCCCTCGAGGACGACCGCCTCCGGCTCGTCGACTGCTTCACCCACCGGCTCGCCGACCGCGACGCGTTCCGCGACCACCGGGGCGAGTGGATCGAGTTCGTCGGCGAGGCCGCCGCCGACTCGATCGTCCCGATCGAGGAGCCGACCGACGTCGAACCGATCCTGCGCGAATGCAACGCGGCGCTCGACGACCTCGAGATGACCGAGACCGGACTGGTCGCGATCGATTCGCTGAGCGAACTCGGCCGCGGCCTCGAGACGGACCACGTCCACGAGTTCGTCACGGAGACGCGGGCGACGGTCTGCAAGGCGCGGTACGTCCCGATCTTCGGCGGCTGGACGGCCGGCGACGAGGGCGTCGCGATGGACGAATCGATCTTCGACGGCGTCGTCGACCTTCGGCTGGCCGATCACCTCGAGCCCGACACGCGACTCCGGCAGCTGGGCGTCCGGAAGCTGACCGGCGCCCGCTACCTCCCCCAGTGGATCACCTACGAGTACGAACCGGTCCGAGGACTGGTCGCGTCCGTCGTGGAGTCCGCCGGACAGGCGACGCCCGGTGGGCCGCCGTCACGAGAGATGCAGGGCGTTCGGGAGCGGCGCTGACACGTTCGGGCACGGACACGCTAGCGCGCGCTTTCCTTTTATCCGCCCGGGCGGCCCACCACACGGTGTCGACAGCACTGCGGTGCCGGCCCCGTCCACAATCCGCCGACACCGCACGGCCAGGCATCGAGACGAGTGATCACCGAGCGACCACAGCGTCACCACAGTCACAGCCATGAACGATCGATACGACCGCGACCGACGAGACCGAGGCACCGACCGCTCGAGCGACGCCGAGCGAGACGATCGGTATCGCGAGTCCGAGGGGCGACAGCACCACGACGACCGCGGCTGGGTACACGGACTCTACAGCCGCGGCGGCAGCGAGGAAACGGGTGCGAACGGCCCGTCTCGAGGCGATTCCGAGGAGGCTTCTCGAGGCCGATCTGAGGAGTGGCACAGTTCGGAGGAAGACGTCCGCGGGACCGCCGGCGAACCGGACTACGGCCGACGCTCCGCCGGCGGTGACCGCCAGCAGGGTCGCCGCGAGGAGGCCGGTCGCGGTGAGCGAACGCAGCGCGAACAGCAGGGCCGTGAGATGAGCGGCCAGCAGGGCCAGCGCGGACAGCCCCAGCGGAATCGGGGCGGCCGAGACCAGCAAAGCGGGTTCGAGACCGACGCGATCCGAGAGTCGAAC containing:
- a CDS encoding S9 family peptidase gives rise to the protein MGSYEIERYLNIRSAYGTSFGPDGERLSFLMNTTGTPQVWTLEEPRAWPEQRTFYDERVTFASWSPERPELIFGMDEGGNERAQLFTLDAETGEIENVTAMPEAKHRWGGWSHDGERFAFASNRRDESVFDIYVQDRDETGDDADLVYEGDGWLSLSGWSPDDSRLLVSQAYSNFDQDLYVLDLEDDEPGLEHLTPHEGDVRYQSASWAPDGEGIYLVTDEGDADTLYLAYLDLETKALETVADGDGWNVGGIALDDETGRFVYSRNVEGYTDLTVGKFDESDPTEFETFPEPDLPGGISGGVSFDPDAERFALSTTGDTVNTNVFVVDVESGETEQWTHAPTAGIPSESFDESDLVHVESFDGLEVPGFLTLPDDYEEGDANDGDGVPVIVDIHGGPESQRRPSFSSVKQYFLDRGYAYFEPNVRGSAGYGANYAALDDVEKRMDSVADIATCVEWLQDHPAVDPDRIAAKGGSYGGFMVLAALTEYPDLWAAGVDVVGIANFVTFLENTGDWRRELREAEYGSLAEDREFLEEISPTNNIENIEAPLFVLHGANDPRVPVGEAEQIAEKAEQQGVPVRKLIFEDEGHGFSKLENRIEAYSAIADFLDEHV
- a CDS encoding ABC transporter ATP-binding protein, with amino-acid sequence MPAIKTTALTKRYGGDVLAVDGLDLTVEEGEVFGFLGPNGAGKSTTINMLLDFVRPSEGTATVLGLDAQADTDEIRHRIGVLPEGASVYDRLTAREHLQWVIDTKGTDDDPDALLERVGLTSEDGDRAAGGYSKGMTQRLGFGMALVGDPDLLILDEPSSGLDPTGMQEMREIIQQEAERGTTVFFSSHILGEVEAVCDRIGIMNEGNLVATGTLDDLQGDLDLGAPISLEVAAVPDSLALDSLEGVRSVSVEGTTITATCADPSAKVDVVERVAQATTVEDIISEDTSLEQLFNSYTNGERATEDEAVPAPEVSA
- a CDS encoding ABC transporter permease subunit; this translates as MSTLAVAKKDFLDVRRAKIVWFVSSLYVLIAVLMFYFGQNNADDPEFYYALTGLTGNGAMILTLVALVTAYLAIAGERESGSIKYMLSIPNSRRDVVLGKFLTRSAVVVGSILVGFGIGAVLGVLWYPSIDVEMFLGALALTILFTLTYVSVAVGISAATASRSRAMGGTIGFFFVTTVLALFRMVSFALDWILNDIFSLELSRNALTFIEAVMSPLMAFFGAMDLVFPSQASRTAPDSPWYLEGEVMIVILLAWLVVPLVLGIWRFERADLG
- a CDS encoding NAD(P)-dependent glycerol-1-phosphate dehydrogenase gives rise to the protein MFEKSTWIRLPRNVVVGHGVIDRVVDVVDDLHLQGRPLFVTSPTPKDVAADPIAADFEAAGIDPAVVTVETASFEAVENVIETAEAAEASYLIGIGGGKAIDIAKMASHHLEMGFLSVPTAASHDGVISNRGSVPDGNTRHSVAAKPPLAVVADTEVLSQAPWELTTAGCADIISNYTAVMDWRLAKRLKDVEYSEYAAALSEMTAEILVDNADLIRPGLEESAWVVSKALMSSGVAMSIADSSRPASGAEHLFSHQLDRLAPDAALHGHQVGVGSIMTAYLHGGEDGIWRDIRDALSSIDAPTTAAELGINDETVLEALTTCHEIRDRYTILGDGMNERAAIEVATKTGVID
- a CDS encoding NAD-dependent epimerase/dehydratase family protein → MDDALVIGGTRFIGRHLVEELLEHDYDVTILNRGSHENPFVDDDRVDRVEGDRANEAALEAAATTIDPDAVFDCVAYQPRDVREATRIFEDCEAYVYVSSGSAYGREDIPKREDETPLEPCTPDQATDDSSESYGNRKAEGDRAVFAAAEQGVNAMSVRPPVVYGPHDYTERLDWWIDRVNRFDRVVVPGDGTNVWHRAYVEDVASALRIVAERGEPGEAYNVGDRRLVTLAEMVELIADRLATDIEIVTAGPRELAAGDIELDDYVLYRDYPHVLSTAKLADLGWEATPPAEAMERAVDAHLESDRDGSEHGPDRDAEERVLGILDTV
- a CDS encoding RAD55 family ATPase; the encoded protein is MTSQQRPERSPEYPLECDHCHYPIPSEPEETDDGQFCSTACLEASEDDEDEMPDPSAYKRIVTGVEPLDSLIPNGVPADSFVCLSGTAGTRRSELLTELVWRAIERGEPAVLVTATTPPAAVLERFFENGWNVLPALEDDRLRLVDCFTHRLADRDAFRDHRGEWIEFVGEAAADSIVPIEEPTDVEPILRECNAALDDLEMTETGLVAIDSLSELGRGLETDHVHEFVTETRATVCKARYVPIFGGWTAGDEGVAMDESIFDGVVDLRLADHLEPDTRLRQLGVRKLTGARYLPQWITYEYEPVRGLVASVVESAGQATPGGPPSREMQGVRERR